The Phyllostomus discolor isolate MPI-MPIP mPhyDis1 chromosome 4, mPhyDis1.pri.v3, whole genome shotgun sequence genome window below encodes:
- the LOC114495208 gene encoding gamma-crystallin D, producing MGKITFYEDSGFQGHHYECSSDHSNLQPYFSRCNSIRVDSGCWMLYERPNYQGHQYFLRRGDYPDYQQWMGLSDSVRSCRLIPHMGQAGSHRIRLYEREDYRGQMVEFTEDCSSLQDRFHSSEIYSLHVLEGSWVLYEMPNYRGRQYLLRPGDYRSYHDWGATSARVGSLRRAMDFY from the exons ATGGGGAAG ATTACTTTCTACGAGGACAGTGGCTTCCAGGGCCATCACTACGAGTGCAGCAGTGACCACTCCAACCTGCAGCCCTATTTCAGCCGATGTAACTCCATCCGCGTGGACAGCGGCTGCTGGATGCTGTATGAGCGCCCCAACTACCAGGGCCACCAGTACTTCCTGCGGCGCGGTGACTACCCCGACTACCAGCAGTGGATGGGCCTCAGCGACTCCGTGCGCTCCTGCCGCCTCATCCCCCAC ATGGGCCAGGCTGGCTCCCACAGGATCCGGCTGTACGAGAGGGAAGATTACAGAGGCCAGATGGTGGAGTTCACTGAGGACTGCTCGTCTCTCCAGGACCGCTTCCACTCCAGTGAAATTTACTCCCTCCACGTGCTGGAGGGCTCCTGGGTCCTCTACGAGATGCCCAACTACCGGGGGCGGCAGTACCTGCTGAGGCCGGGGGACTACAGGAGCTACCACGACTGGGGCGCCACCAGTGCCAGAGTGGGCTCCCTGAGGAGGGCCATGGATTTCTACTGA